A single Venturia canescens isolate UGA chromosome 1, ASM1945775v1, whole genome shotgun sequence DNA region contains:
- the rictor gene encoding rapamycin-insensitive companion of mTOR isoform X3 gives MAISSWMIWGRSLRTNRTHRSQQDHESSCVQLDLSKELKENIRDVLTHVCQRQGIASVKKLAYLNAVIRLICENNAPDYGYCTEEVFCCLRVALVNEATQVRAAALRAVRYMLKSENDVMTLNKLHYPYFVARSMDINLRNDMERMQALRLVRRILVIAPRHFSPVLARSLISLTNGGIEERERTFRVFLATVCELGVLNSSLLISCGGVGALARSAMTVQSPAIIESVVGVLLHLLDNPETRGSVSLLCLASPYCELHSLGQDRTKETREMRFAANQLEVRGAVLEFLYELLGLPLPMWTDEPDVALAAVDPSRPRETWKLSEGFVAAEGKSILPSFTSRCPNIMEVHLALLVYVLLQCGLHHALTETVLSSDTFISVRAAVLLGILLHLAHSLLPSDVCDLTPPLPNLLEHASTGRHQALAAVAILGRIHAIMRRRLTPASLFLDRILQAGTWLRPTLPRRAKTSSRTWLRRESPTTPLLKDAQVLSSKDALAWNWPVIRSILRSREDSLRILHDSDHRVFIKRLVRYFKPSSNRYSRVELGTNATLAREATLAGCDLVNCLLEMNEPEGTRLLNELIGDIAEQIAAITSSPSAHDCLFSPRHMTTTCCQKYFLFLGQLSHSAKGTVILKGFNLLDKLQDLALATNHDCYVKLIVSSLDYSRDGPNRKVMSTIISEAAIENTRLYATLFLRLILSAKMIDAHQWAIALLCSRIIDNSKLVASAALDILHDACNEPEYLEVLFHHAGRARDWNDWLRHLGDNGYLLKIRMYALRTAFTSFSSPTEELERWIKPDGFAERYVGLVEGQIHDSMTRRQRDENGTYLRRSTNMLVQPKDIFVPPHLIGQLVQHELGVQLILRRNVLQRFARIVQRFKLESTGPSDGIAETKTRGGSRNARSTFDEGHVMSEGSGAEDNTSEPNRLETIIDAEIMETIEIRTPKKTESMIEIPRKFSIDDSQRVTPEIFIRDKQSGGLEDRILKVKAALWALGHAGTSSSGVEQLNHLGVIEMITSIAETCQYYTVRATALYTLSLIGTTRAGADSLVNFDWLCVRYKRGDQWPVVKPTNPYPPPSPLPVQRHHRSLSDGKPEIPEPIARRTRNRSESAATDIEAKRYALPERGETPSPVSSVQRLSQQDADGYARLRSLQRHRRPSYSHSSLEMYSSDGRLSLQSLSEFESSRSWTTDNGPTLTPPPARSTEKDTHGPQYMGICLPRKLTMIFSDQPRVPSTHLMDDLEKSSATEPTNQDEEFGSECDADIEHSRVCLVCYQGKSGPKEESIDESEKKLRREILRHTQRLSNPVWYRYSRQPLLRLRQRYPEKFQDTCLFSEVAARLGCGTYRLPARRFLQELFLESPFDALYKEPMIILKMPIGTEENPAQMVTPFRHGESYRLSGLSPSARTLNGRLTIAETGMEQQQEMAFESTRNKEDSGEDEKGKTLRPETGEVVKKRERLSDEKIIAEILKPAEMLQISKSSTKLLKVTGTNTAISLD, from the exons ATGGCAATATCCAGTTGGATGATTTGGGGCAGAAGCCTCCGCACGAACAGAACTCATCGCA GTCAGCAAGACCACGAAAGCAGCTGTGTACAACTCGATCTGTCAAAAG AATTGAAAGAGAATATCAGAGATGTCTTGACACATGTTTGTCAGCGTCAGGGAATTGCcagtgttaaaaaattggcttACTTGAACGCGGTAATAAGACTTATATGCGAAAACAACGCGCCTGATTATGGCTACTGCACAGAAGAAGTATTTTGCTG CTTGCGAGTTGCGCTTGTAAACGAGGCAACGCAGGTACGAGCGGCAGCATTGAGAGCGGTGCGTTACATGCTGAAGAGCGAAAACGATGTGATGACGTTAAACAAGCTGCATTATCCGTATTTCGTAGCACGCAGCATGGACATAAATCTTCGAAACGATATGGAAAGGATGCAAGCATTGAGGCTAGTCCGTAGGATATTGGTGATAGCTCCGCGACACTTCAGTCCGGTATTGGCGAGATCATTGATAAGTTTAACGAACGGTGGTATAGAGGAGCGTGAACGAacgtttcgtgtttttttagcGACGGTTTGTGAGTTGGGAGTGTTGAATTCGAGTTTGTTAATAAGTTGCGGCGGTGTGGGAGCACTCGCGAGATCAGCAATGACGGTACAGAGCCCAGCGATAATCGAATCGGTGGTTGGTGTGTTATTGCATCTCTTGGATAATCCAGAGACACGTGGTAGCGTATCGTTGTTGTGTTTAGCATCACCTTACTGCGAATTGCATTCATTGGGCCAAGATCGTACGAAAGAAACTCGTGAAATGAGATTTGCTGCGA ATCAGCTCGAAGTACGAGGAGCCGTGTTGGAATTTTTATACGAATTGCTGGGATTACCACTGCCAATGTGGACGGATGAACCGGATGTAGCATTGGCTGCCGTCGATCCAAGTCGTCCACGCGAAACATGGAAATTATCAGAAGGTTTTGTAGCCGCTGAGGGTAAATCAATTTTACCATCTTTCACGTCTCGATGTCCAAACATAATGGAAGTTCATCTGGCACTTTTAGTATACGTTTTATTACAATGCGGACTTCATCATGCTCTGACCGAGACCGTATTGTCTTCCGACACTTTTATCTCCGTAAGAGCTGCCGTACTCCTGGGAATACTTTTACACCTGGCGCATTCGCTCTTGCCTTCGGACGTATGCGATCTCACTCCGCCGTTGCCAAATTTATTGGAGCACGCGAGCACGGGACGTCATCAGGCGCTCGCTGCCGTCGCTATTCTTGGACGTATACACGCGATTATGAGACGTAGATTAACGCCGGCGAGCCTTTTCCTCGATCGTATACTTCAGGCCGGTACTTGGCTTCGTCCAACTTTGCCAAGGCGGGCTAAAACGTCATCGAGAACTTGGCTACGAAGAGAATCACCAACGACACCTCTTCTAAAAGACGCTCAAGTTTTAAGCTCGAAAGATGCTCTTGCTTGGAATTGGCCCGTAATACGCTCGATATTACGCTCCCGAGAGGATTCTCTCCGTATACTCCATGACTCGGATCATCGAGTATTTATAAAACGTCTCGTACGATATTTCAAACCTTCGTCGAATCGGTATAGCCGCGTTGAATTGGGAACTAACGCCACACTCGCCCGAGAAGCTACACTCGCTGGCTGCGACTTGGTCAATTGTTTGCTCGAAATGAACGAGCCCGAAGGGACCAGATTGCTTAACGAATTAATCGGCGACATAGCCGAACAGATTGCCGCCATTACAAGTTCACCATCCGCTCACGACTGTCTATTCTCACCCCGTCACATGACCACGACATGTtgccaaaaatattttttgttcctcgGTCAATTGAGCCATTCGGCCAAAGGTACCGTTATCCTTAAAGGCTTTAATCTTCTTGACAAACTTCAAGATTTGGCCCTCGCAACGAATCATGATTGTTACGTTAAATTAATAGTCTCTAGTCTTGATTATTCGAGGGACGGACCAAACCGTAAAGTCATGAGTACTATTATAAGCGAGGCAGCTATCGAGAACACGAGACTTTACGCTACGCTATTTTTGCGTCTTATACTAAGTGCAAAAATGATTGATGCTCATCAATGGGCTATCGCACTTTTGTGCTCCCGAATAATCGACAACAGTAAATTAGTAGCGAGCGCTGCACTTGATATTCTTCACGATGCCTGTAACGAGCCCGAATATCTTGAAGTCCTGTTTCATCACGCGGGACGTGCCAGAGATTGGAACGATTGGTTGAGACACTTGGGCGACAACGGTTATTTGCTCAAAATACGAATGTACGCCCTGCGAACCGCattcaccagtttttcctCGCCCACTGAAGAACTCGAGAGATGGATCAAACCGGATGGTTTCGCCGAACGTTACGTTGGCCTTGTGGAGGGACAAATTCACGATTCGATGACCAGACGTCAGAGAGACGAGAACGGAACGTATTTGAGAAGATCTACCAATATGCTGGTTCAACCGAAAGATATATTTGTTCCTCCCCACTTAATCGGTCAGCTCGTTCAACACGAATTGGGTGTGCAACTCATATTGAGACGCAACGTGTTGCAACGTTTCGCTCGAATTGTACAACGCTTCAAGCTGGAATCAACCGGCCCGAGTGATGGAATTGCCGAGACTAAAACACGCGGAGGATCGAGAAACGCGCGTTCCACATTTGACGAAGGTCATGTTATGTCAGAGGGCTCCGGTGCTGAAGACAATACCAGTGAGCCCAATCGTCTGGAAACTATAATCGATGCTGAAATTATGGAAACCATTGAAATTCGTACACCAAAAAAAACCGAATCGATGATCGAAATTCCACGAAAATTCAGTATCGATGATTCTCAACGTGTCACACCTGAAATATTTATCCGGGACAAACAAAGCGGTGGCCTGGAAGATCGAATTTTAAAGGTCAAAGCTGCCTTATGGGCTCTCGGACACGCCGGCACTTCCTCCTCCGGTGTCGAACAATTAAATCACTTAGGTGTCATTGAAATGATCACGTCCATCGCAGAAACATGCCAATATTATACTGTCAGAGCTACCGCTCTTTACACCCTTAGTCTCATCGGTACGACACGCGCTGGCGCGGATTCACTCGTCAACTTTGATTGGCTCTGCGTCAGATATAAACGCGGTGATCAATGGCCCGTCGTAAAACCTACAAATCCTTATCCTCCGCCCAGTCCTCTTCCCGTACAGAGGCATCATCGTAGTCTCAGTGATGGTAAACCTGAAATACCCGAACCCATTGCACGTAGAACGAGAAACCGTTCTGAGAGCGCAGCTACCGATATTGAAGCAAAACGTTACGCACTTCC CGAAAGAGGAGAAACTCCGAGTCCCGTGTCGAGTGTGCAAAGACTCAGTCAGCAAGACGCTGATGGATATGCTCGTCTTCGAAGCTTGCAGAGACATCGACGACCGAGTTATTCGCATAGTAGTTTGgag ATGTATAGCTCGGACGGACGACTCTCGCTGCAGAGTTTATCGGAATTCGAGTCCTCCCGGAGCTGGACAACTGATAATGGGCCGACTTTGACTCCGCCGCCGGCACGATCTACGGAAAAGGATACTCATGGCCCACAGTATATGGGAATATGTTTACCAAGAAAATtgacaatgattttttctgaTCAGCCCCGCGTACCGTCGACTCACTTGATGGacgatcttgaaaaaagtagTGCTACCGAACCGACGAATCAAGACGAAGAATTTGGTTCGGAATGTGACGCTGACATTGAACACAGTCGCGTTTGTCTAGTCTGCTACCAGGGAAAATCTGGACCAAAAGAGGAGTCTATTGatgaaagcgaaaaaaaactgcGCAG AGAAATCTTGCGGCACACTCAACGTCTCTCGAATCCTGTGTGGTACCGATATAGTCGTCAGCCCTTGCTGAGGTTACGTCAACGTTACCCGGAAAAATTTCAG GATACATGCCTATTTTCCGAAGTCGCAGCTCGATTAGGTTGTGGGACTTACAGGCTTCCGGCACGACGATTCCTTCAAGAATTGTTTCTCGAGTCTCCATTCGATGCT TTGTATAAAGAGCCGATGATAATACTAAAAATGCCAATTGGTACGGAAGAAAATCCAGCTCAAATGGTAACGCCCTTCCGACATGGGGAATCATACAGATTATCGGGATTAAGTCCATCGGCACGAACATTAAATGGAAGATTGACGATCGCGGAAACGGGAATGGAACAACAGCAAGAAATGGCATTCGAGTCGACGAGAAACAAAGAAGATTCGGGTGaagatgaaaaaggaaaaactttgCGTCCCGAGACTGGGGAAGTTgtcaaaaaaagagagaggctAAGCGACGAGAAAATAATAGCTGAAATATTGAAACCAGCCGAGATGTTACAAATATCCAAGAGTTCCACCAAGTTATTAAAAGTAACAGGTACAAACACTGCCATCAGCCTTGATTAA
- the rictor gene encoding rapamycin-insensitive companion of mTOR isoform X4, with product MTVQSPAIIESVVGVLLHLLDNPETRGSVSLLCLASPYCELHSLGQDRTKETREMRFAASKQALLSVLRSYSGVIHFCNPNNNSGLKAIVEILYVDQLEVRGAVLEFLYELLGLPLPMWTDEPDVALAAVDPSRPRETWKLSEGFVAAEGKSILPSFTSRCPNIMEVHLALLVYVLLQCGLHHALTETVLSSDTFISVRAAVLLGILLHLAHSLLPSDVCDLTPPLPNLLEHASTGRHQALAAVAILGRIHAIMRRRLTPASLFLDRILQAGTWLRPTLPRRAKTSSRTWLRRESPTTPLLKDAQVLSSKDALAWNWPVIRSILRSREDSLRILHDSDHRVFIKRLVRYFKPSSNRYSRVELGTNATLAREATLAGCDLVNCLLEMNEPEGTRLLNELIGDIAEQIAAITSSPSAHDCLFSPRHMTTTCCQKYFLFLGQLSHSAKGTVILKGFNLLDKLQDLALATNHDCYVKLIVSSLDYSRDGPNRKVMSTIISEAAIENTRLYATLFLRLILSAKMIDAHQWAIALLCSRIIDNSKLVASAALDILHDACNEPEYLEVLFHHAGRARDWNDWLRHLGDNGYLLKIRMYALRTAFTSFSSPTEELERWIKPDGFAERYVGLVEGQIHDSMTRRQRDENGTYLRRSTNMLVQPKDIFVPPHLIGQLVQHELGVQLILRRNVLQRFARIVQRFKLESTGPSDGIAETKTRGGSRNARSTFDEGHVMSEGSGAEDNTSEPNRLETIIDAEIMETIEIRTPKKTESMIEIPRKFSIDDSQRVTPEIFIRDKQSGGLEDRILKVKAALWALGHAGTSSSGVEQLNHLGVIEMITSIAETCQYYTVRATALYTLSLIGTTRAGADSLVNFDWLCVRYKRGDQWPVVKPTNPYPPPSPLPVQRHHRSLSDGKPEIPEPIARRTRNRSESAATDIEAKRYALPERGETPSPVSSVQRLSQQDADGYARLRSLQRHRRPSYSHSSLEMYSSDGRLSLQSLSEFESSRSWTTDNGPTLTPPPARSTEKDTHGPQYMGICLPRKLTMIFSDQPRVPSTHLMDDLEKSSATEPTNQDEEFGSECDADIEHSRVCLVCYQGKSGPKEESIDESEKKLRREILRHTQRLSNPVWYRYSRQPLLRLRQRYPEKFQDTCLFSEVAARLGCGTYRLPARRFLQELFLESPFDALYKEPMIILKMPIGTEENPAQMVTPFRHGESYRLSGLSPSARTLNGRLTIAETGMEQQQEMAFESTRNKEDSGEDEKGKTLRPETGEVVKKRERLSDEKIIAEILKPAEMLQISKSSTKLLKVTGTNTAISLD from the exons ATGACGGTACAGAGCCCAGCGATAATCGAATCGGTGGTTGGTGTGTTATTGCATCTCTTGGATAATCCAGAGACACGTGGTAGCGTATCGTTGTTGTGTTTAGCATCACCTTACTGCGAATTGCATTCATTGGGCCAAGATCGTACGAAAGAAACTCGTGAAATGAGATTTGCTGCGAGTAAGCAAGCTCTTTTGAGTGTTTTACGTTCTTATTCGGGTGTTATACATTTTTGTAATCCGAACAACAATTCAGGACTGAAGGCAATCGTGGAAATTCTGTACGTAGATCAGCTCGAAGTACGAGGAGCCGTGTTGGAATTTTTATACGAATTGCTGGGATTACCACTGCCAATGTGGACGGATGAACCGGATGTAGCATTGGCTGCCGTCGATCCAAGTCGTCCACGCGAAACATGGAAATTATCAGAAGGTTTTGTAGCCGCTGAGGGTAAATCAATTTTACCATCTTTCACGTCTCGATGTCCAAACATAATGGAAGTTCATCTGGCACTTTTAGTATACGTTTTATTACAATGCGGACTTCATCATGCTCTGACCGAGACCGTATTGTCTTCCGACACTTTTATCTCCGTAAGAGCTGCCGTACTCCTGGGAATACTTTTACACCTGGCGCATTCGCTCTTGCCTTCGGACGTATGCGATCTCACTCCGCCGTTGCCAAATTTATTGGAGCACGCGAGCACGGGACGTCATCAGGCGCTCGCTGCCGTCGCTATTCTTGGACGTATACACGCGATTATGAGACGTAGATTAACGCCGGCGAGCCTTTTCCTCGATCGTATACTTCAGGCCGGTACTTGGCTTCGTCCAACTTTGCCAAGGCGGGCTAAAACGTCATCGAGAACTTGGCTACGAAGAGAATCACCAACGACACCTCTTCTAAAAGACGCTCAAGTTTTAAGCTCGAAAGATGCTCTTGCTTGGAATTGGCCCGTAATACGCTCGATATTACGCTCCCGAGAGGATTCTCTCCGTATACTCCATGACTCGGATCATCGAGTATTTATAAAACGTCTCGTACGATATTTCAAACCTTCGTCGAATCGGTATAGCCGCGTTGAATTGGGAACTAACGCCACACTCGCCCGAGAAGCTACACTCGCTGGCTGCGACTTGGTCAATTGTTTGCTCGAAATGAACGAGCCCGAAGGGACCAGATTGCTTAACGAATTAATCGGCGACATAGCCGAACAGATTGCCGCCATTACAAGTTCACCATCCGCTCACGACTGTCTATTCTCACCCCGTCACATGACCACGACATGTtgccaaaaatattttttgttcctcgGTCAATTGAGCCATTCGGCCAAAGGTACCGTTATCCTTAAAGGCTTTAATCTTCTTGACAAACTTCAAGATTTGGCCCTCGCAACGAATCATGATTGTTACGTTAAATTAATAGTCTCTAGTCTTGATTATTCGAGGGACGGACCAAACCGTAAAGTCATGAGTACTATTATAAGCGAGGCAGCTATCGAGAACACGAGACTTTACGCTACGCTATTTTTGCGTCTTATACTAAGTGCAAAAATGATTGATGCTCATCAATGGGCTATCGCACTTTTGTGCTCCCGAATAATCGACAACAGTAAATTAGTAGCGAGCGCTGCACTTGATATTCTTCACGATGCCTGTAACGAGCCCGAATATCTTGAAGTCCTGTTTCATCACGCGGGACGTGCCAGAGATTGGAACGATTGGTTGAGACACTTGGGCGACAACGGTTATTTGCTCAAAATACGAATGTACGCCCTGCGAACCGCattcaccagtttttcctCGCCCACTGAAGAACTCGAGAGATGGATCAAACCGGATGGTTTCGCCGAACGTTACGTTGGCCTTGTGGAGGGACAAATTCACGATTCGATGACCAGACGTCAGAGAGACGAGAACGGAACGTATTTGAGAAGATCTACCAATATGCTGGTTCAACCGAAAGATATATTTGTTCCTCCCCACTTAATCGGTCAGCTCGTTCAACACGAATTGGGTGTGCAACTCATATTGAGACGCAACGTGTTGCAACGTTTCGCTCGAATTGTACAACGCTTCAAGCTGGAATCAACCGGCCCGAGTGATGGAATTGCCGAGACTAAAACACGCGGAGGATCGAGAAACGCGCGTTCCACATTTGACGAAGGTCATGTTATGTCAGAGGGCTCCGGTGCTGAAGACAATACCAGTGAGCCCAATCGTCTGGAAACTATAATCGATGCTGAAATTATGGAAACCATTGAAATTCGTACACCAAAAAAAACCGAATCGATGATCGAAATTCCACGAAAATTCAGTATCGATGATTCTCAACGTGTCACACCTGAAATATTTATCCGGGACAAACAAAGCGGTGGCCTGGAAGATCGAATTTTAAAGGTCAAAGCTGCCTTATGGGCTCTCGGACACGCCGGCACTTCCTCCTCCGGTGTCGAACAATTAAATCACTTAGGTGTCATTGAAATGATCACGTCCATCGCAGAAACATGCCAATATTATACTGTCAGAGCTACCGCTCTTTACACCCTTAGTCTCATCGGTACGACACGCGCTGGCGCGGATTCACTCGTCAACTTTGATTGGCTCTGCGTCAGATATAAACGCGGTGATCAATGGCCCGTCGTAAAACCTACAAATCCTTATCCTCCGCCCAGTCCTCTTCCCGTACAGAGGCATCATCGTAGTCTCAGTGATGGTAAACCTGAAATACCCGAACCCATTGCACGTAGAACGAGAAACCGTTCTGAGAGCGCAGCTACCGATATTGAAGCAAAACGTTACGCACTTCC CGAAAGAGGAGAAACTCCGAGTCCCGTGTCGAGTGTGCAAAGACTCAGTCAGCAAGACGCTGATGGATATGCTCGTCTTCGAAGCTTGCAGAGACATCGACGACCGAGTTATTCGCATAGTAGTTTGgag ATGTATAGCTCGGACGGACGACTCTCGCTGCAGAGTTTATCGGAATTCGAGTCCTCCCGGAGCTGGACAACTGATAATGGGCCGACTTTGACTCCGCCGCCGGCACGATCTACGGAAAAGGATACTCATGGCCCACAGTATATGGGAATATGTTTACCAAGAAAATtgacaatgattttttctgaTCAGCCCCGCGTACCGTCGACTCACTTGATGGacgatcttgaaaaaagtagTGCTACCGAACCGACGAATCAAGACGAAGAATTTGGTTCGGAATGTGACGCTGACATTGAACACAGTCGCGTTTGTCTAGTCTGCTACCAGGGAAAATCTGGACCAAAAGAGGAGTCTATTGatgaaagcgaaaaaaaactgcGCAG AGAAATCTTGCGGCACACTCAACGTCTCTCGAATCCTGTGTGGTACCGATATAGTCGTCAGCCCTTGCTGAGGTTACGTCAACGTTACCCGGAAAAATTTCAG GATACATGCCTATTTTCCGAAGTCGCAGCTCGATTAGGTTGTGGGACTTACAGGCTTCCGGCACGACGATTCCTTCAAGAATTGTTTCTCGAGTCTCCATTCGATGCT TTGTATAAAGAGCCGATGATAATACTAAAAATGCCAATTGGTACGGAAGAAAATCCAGCTCAAATGGTAACGCCCTTCCGACATGGGGAATCATACAGATTATCGGGATTAAGTCCATCGGCACGAACATTAAATGGAAGATTGACGATCGCGGAAACGGGAATGGAACAACAGCAAGAAATGGCATTCGAGTCGACGAGAAACAAAGAAGATTCGGGTGaagatgaaaaaggaaaaactttgCGTCCCGAGACTGGGGAAGTTgtcaaaaaaagagagaggctAAGCGACGAGAAAATAATAGCTGAAATATTGAAACCAGCCGAGATGTTACAAATATCCAAGAGTTCCACCAAGTTATTAAAAGTAACAGGTACAAACACTGCCATCAGCCTTGATTAA